From a single Penaeus vannamei isolate JL-2024 chromosome 25, ASM4276789v1, whole genome shotgun sequence genomic region:
- the LOC113819632 gene encoding uncharacterized protein yields MVFKVLLVAAAVLCLGRASPQRYQALGVLQPQNSRDLGDYENIVAATIDVLPEIVKVFSKITQARGRPSEPQIINRVMTEFLPITRKVMEATEKVEGTKIPDDTYHRFNAAERVMPHVVTFMEQLRAMDFFGISTTTKRSI; encoded by the exons ATGGTCTTTAAG GTCCTCTTGGTCGCAGCCGCCGTGCTCTGCCTCGGCCGGGCGTCCCCGCAGAGGTACCAAGCCCTGGGCGTCCTGCAGCCCCAGAACTCTCGTGACCTGGGCGACTACGAGAACATCGTCGCCGCCACCATCGACGTGCTGCCCGAAATCGTCAAGGTCTTCAGCAAGATCACTCAGGCCCGGGGCAGGCCCAGTGAACCCCAGATCATCAATAGGGTCATGACAGAGTTCTTGCCCATCACACGCAAGGTCATGGAGGCCACGGAGAAGGTGGAGGGCACCAAGATCCCGGACGACACGTACCACCGCTTCAACGCCGCCGAGAGGGTCATGCCTCACGTGGTCACCTTCATGGAGCAGCTCAGGGCCATGGACTTCTTTGGAATCTCCACCACCACGAAAAGGTCCATTTAA